One Gossypium raimondii isolate GPD5lz chromosome 3, ASM2569854v1, whole genome shotgun sequence genomic window carries:
- the LOC105793870 gene encoding phosphatidylinositol-3-phosphatase SAC1, protein MAKLENLKTNLSLPYAKIHPSIDPEADPNSYSLEKFRLYETRARYYLIGSDRNKKFFRVLKIDRSEPSDLNISEDPVLYSPQEIKNLLQRIAEGNRATGGLNFVAKVFGIVGCIKFLESYYLILVTKRQQIGSICGHAIYSIDESQLITVPHVSVQSDIAHSKTELRYKKLLSSVDLTKDFFYSYTYPIMQSLQKNVLAMGEERMPYDNIFVWNAYLTQAIRSRCSNTIWTIALVHGHFKQIRLSIFGRDFSVTLVSRRSRHFAGTRYLKRGVNDRGRVANDVETEQIILDEEAGSCKGKMSSVVQMRGSIPLFWSQEASRFSPKPDIILQRYDPTYQATKLHFEDLAKRYGNPIIVLNLIKTVEKRPREMMLRREFAHAVGYLNAILSEENQLKFIHWDFHKFAKSKSANVLAVLGAVASEALDLTSFYYSGKPSLVKKRANQLNRTSTGRDASLRDLRGKSGDLVKIGSGSENSNSLTSREREGDLSQQIKTDNCDGDPPRFQSGVLRTNCIDCLDRTNVAQYAYGLAALGRQLHAMGLTDKPKVDPDSSIAAALMDMYQSMGDALAQQYGGSAAHNTVFPERQGKWKATTQSREFLKSIKRYYSNAYTDGEKQDAINLFLGYFQPQEGKPALWELDSDYYLHVSGAGDDLFPDKCVEDNVKPLGVVGKILAPIPACREDFSRMKLTSFDKLIERTCSSIKNVRLCSEPDQRTGGPTANSGVAPDAAEIQLKSPNWLFGQRKFEEVGSGPKVSVREIKNGGANGEMKLDDFCDLNWLSSYVDDEQDIFQRYLSMTSVDEANGWYGGTLLGDQDESSEIYRHYAELCQGLAMEPFQHDLEREKHYADVLQMNTIDVVDDASVEAEMAEALKEYDLIGADLGIFPVSCKSFTEDPSRLTRWIIGEEKM, encoded by the exons ATGGCAAAATTGGAGAATTTGAAAACCAATTTGTCTCTTCCATACGCTAAGATCCATCCTTCCATTGATCCGGAGGCCGATCCCAATTCCTATTCTCTTGAGAAGTTCCGGCTTTACGAAACCCGAGCG AGGTATTATTTAATTGGGAGTGATAGGAACAAGAAATTCTTTCGGGTCTTGAAAATTGATAGATCTGAACCATCTGATCTTAATATCAGTGAAGACCCAGTGCTTTATTCACCACAAGAGATCAAAAACTTGCTTCAGCGGATTGCTGAAGGAAATCGTGCCACTGGGGGCTTAAACTTTGTGGCAAAAGTTTTCGGGATTGTGG GTTGCATCAAGTTTTTGGAATCATACTACTTGATTCTGGTTACAAAGCGACAGCAAATTGGTAGTATATGTGGTCATGCAATATATAGCATAGATGAGAGTCAGTTGATCACAGTTCCTCATGTTTCTGTTCAATCCGACATAGCGCATTCTAAAACTGAGCTGAG GTACAAAAAGCTGCTTTCCAGTGTGGACTTGACCAAAGATTTTTTCTACAGTTATACATATCCCATAATGCAAAGTTTGCAAAAAAATGTTTTAGCCATGGGCGAAGAAAGGATGCCATATGATAACATATTTGTTTGGAATGCCTATCTAACCCAAGCCATACGCTCAAGATGCAGTAACACTATTTGGACAATTGCATTAGTTCATGGGCATTTTAAACag ATTCGGCTATCAATCTTTGGGAGGGACTTTAGTGTTACCCTAGTTTCTAGACGATCTCGGCATTTTGCTGGAACACG GTATTTGAAAAGGGGAGTGAATGATCGAGGAAGGGTTGCAAATGATGTTGAAACAGAACAAATTATCCTTGATGAAGAGGCTGGTTCTTGCAAGGGAAAGATGAGTTCTGTTGTGCAGATGCGTGGTTCAATTCCCCTTTTCTGGTCCCAAGAAGCTTCAAGATTTAGTCCTAAACCTGATATAATCT TACAGAGGTATGATCCTACATACCAGGCAACCAAATTGCATTTTGAGGACTTGGCAAAGAGATACGGCAATCCAATAATTGTACTTAATTTAATCAAG ACTGTTGAGAAAAGACCTAGAGAGATGATGTTGAGGCGTGAATTTGCTCATGCAGTTGGGTATTTGAACGCAATTCTCTCGGAAGAGAATCAACTGAAATTTATTCACTGGGATTTTCACAAGTTTGCCAAGAG CAAGTCTGCCAATGTTTTGGCTGTTTTGGGTGCTGTGGCTAGTGAAGCTCTTGATTTGACCAGTTTTTACTATAGTGGTAAACCCAGCCTTGTTAAGAAAAGAGCCAACCAGCTTAATAGAACAAGCACTGGGAG GGATGCATCTCTTAGAGATCTGAGAGGTAAATCTGGCGATCTTGTTAAGATTGGAAGTGGCAGTGAGAATTCAAATTCTCTAACCAGTAGAGAAAGAGAGGGTGATTTAAGTCAGCAAATTAAAACTGATAATTGTGATGGTGATCCTCCGAGATTCCAGAGTGGAGTACTGCGAACTAACTGCATCGACTGTTTGGATCGCACAAATGTTGCGCAGTATGCTTATGGCTTGGCAGCTTTAGGTCGCCAACTTCATGCAATGGGATTGACAGACAAGCCCAAAGTGGATCCTGATAGTAGCATTGCTGCTGCTCTCATGGACATGTACCAGAGCATGGGAGATGCTCTTGCCCAACAGTATGGAGGTTCTGCTGCTCATAACACA GTTTTTCCTGAGAGGCAGGGAAAGTGGAAAGCTACAACCCAGTCTAGAGAGTTTCTGAAGTCTATCAAGCGATATTATAGTAATGCCTACACTGACGGTGAAAAGCAAGATGCTATAAACTT atTTTTGGGCTACTTCCAACCACAGGAAGGAAAACCTGCTCTTTGGGAGTTGGATTCTGATTACTATCTTCATGTTTCTGGCGCAGGAGATGACCTATTCCCTGATAAGTG TGTGGAGGACAATGTTAAGCCTTTAGGAGTAGTGGGAAAGATCCTTGCCCCCATTCCTGCTTGTAGAGAAGACTTTTCACGGATGAAGTTGACATCATTTGATAAGCTGATAGAACGAACATGTAGttcaataaaaaatgtaagACTTTGTAGTGAACCAGATCAAAGAACAGGTGGTCCTACAGCAAATTCTGGTGTTGCACCTGATGCAGc TGAAATACAGCTTAAAAGTCCAAATTGGCTATTTGGCCAAAGAAAGTTTGAAGAAGTTGGCTCAGGCCCCAAAGTCTCTGTGCGCGAAATTAAAAATGGAGGGGCCAATGGTGAAATGAAACTTGACGATTTCTGTGACTTAAATTGGCTTTCTTCCTATGTTGATGATGAACAGGATATTTTCCAGAG GTACCTCTCAATGACGTCTGTTGATGAAGCCAATGGTTGGTATGGTGGAACACTTCTTGGTGATCAAGATGAAAGCAGTGAGATATATAGGCATTACGCTGAATTATGTCAG GGGCTAGCCATGGAGCCTTTCCAACATGATCTGGAAAGGGAGAAGCATTACGCTGATGTTCTACAAATGAACACGATCGATGTTGTAGATGATGCGTCTGTTGAAGCCGAGATGGCTGAAGCTCTAAAGGAATACGACCTAATTGGTGCTGATCTTGGGATTTTTCCTGTGTCGTGCAAATCATTTACTGAAGATCCTAGTCGGTTGACACGATGGATCATCGGTGAGGAGAAGATGTAA